The nucleotide window CTCTTCTTCAAGGGCGTCTTCGATCTGCTGTCGCGTGACCTCAGCCGCACGGAGGCTCAGCGTTTCATCGCGAGATATGGGCGCTTCTTCCACGACGGCATGCGTATGCTCATGGAGCGGACCGCTGCCGGCACCTGACATCCCCTGACGGCCTCTCTATTCCTGCGCACATACCTTGCCAAGTGACATAACGCTGTTATATCCTACCTAAGGTAACCAAGACTAACTTTAGGAGGACATGACATGGGAAAGAGGGAAGAGAGGGAGATCGACCCTCTGTCCAGGCTGCTCGGGTGGGCAGGGCCAACCAACCGAGCGCTCTACGTGCTTTCCGTGGCACTTGCCGTCATAGGCGTGGTGGGTAACGTCCTGCCGTACTATACGGCGGGCCAGATGGTTCTGGGCGTGCTCGGGGGTAATCGCAGCCTGGGGTTCTATGGAGGCTGGTGCGCCTTCGCGGCCGTGAGCTTCGGCTGCCACATCGTCTTTCACTACGCGTCGACGTCCGTCTCGCACATAGCGACGTTCAGGACCATCTCGTCGGTGCGCCGCCGCCTTGCGTCCAAGCTCACGCGCGTCCCCATGGGCTACGTCCTCGACACGCCCTCGGGCACGCTCAAGAACATCCTCGTGGAGAAGGCCGACGGCATCGAGGTTGCCCTCGCCCATGTGGTCCCCGAGATGACCAGCGACCTGCTGGTGCCCATCGCGGTCGTAGCCTACCTGTTTTCGCTCGACTGGAGGCTGGCCCTCGTCTCACTCGCGACCATCCCCGTGGGCGCCCTGGTCTACGGCCAGATGATGCGCGACTACGAGGAGTGGTACGGCCGCACCGTGACGACGGGCAACGAGATGTCGTCCGCCGCCGTCGAGTATGTGAATGGCATCGAGGTCATCAAGGCCTTCGGCCGCTCGGCCAGCTCGTATGAGAAGTTCTCCCGTGCGGTACACGCATACGCCCACTCCTTCATCGACTGGATGGCACACTGTCAGATCTGGTCGGACCTGGGGCTGTCCATCATGCCCGCCACGCTGGTGGGGGTGCTCCCGGTGGGCTGCCTCCTCGTGGCATCGGGGCAGCTCGAGCCCGCGACCTTCGTGCTGGCCGCCATCCTCTCGCTGGGCATCTTCCCGCCCCTCTACGCGGCCATGAGCTTCATGGACTCCCTTGCCCAGCTGGGAACGGTCGTGGGCCAGATCGCCGATGTGCTCGGTCAGGGCGAGCAGCTCCGTGCCGACGAGCCTTCGTCCGGACTTCGCGCGGGCGAGGTCCCGAGCATCGAGCTTACGGACGTGCGCTTCTCGTACGGCGACGCCGAGGTGCTGCATGGCGTGGACCTCTCGGTCGAGGCGGGTACGGTCTGCGCCCTCGTGGGACCCAGCGGGTCGGGCAAGTCGACCCTGGCGCGGCTCATGGCCGGCTTCTGGGACCCTGGCGAAGGCAGCGTGTGCCTGGGAGGCGTTCCCCTCACGAGCCTCTCAGCGAGTCAGCTGGCGGACGAGGTGGCATACGTCTCGCAGGACAACTACCTCTTCGACCAGTCGATCATGGAGAACATCCGCATGGGCCGTCCCGACGCCACGGACGAGGAGGTCATGGAGGTGGCGCGCCAGAGCGGCTGCCACGACTTCATCATGGCCCTCGACCACGGCTACCAGACCGTGGTGGGCGGCGGCGGCGGGCACCTCTCGGGCGGCGAGCGCCAGCGCGTCGCCATCGCACGGGCCATGCTGCATGACAGCCCCGTCGTGATCCTGGACGAGGCCACGGCCTACACGGACCCGGAGAGCGAAGCCCAGGTGGAGGCTGCCGTCTCTCGTCTCGTCGCGGGAAGGACCCTGGTCGTGATCGCGCACCGGCTCTCCACCATCACCGACGCGGACAAGATCGTCGTGGTGGACGACGGACGCATCCGCGCCAGCGGCACGCACGAGGAGCTCATGGGATCCTGCGAGCTCTACCGGAAGATGTACCAGGCTCACATGGGCGCCCGCGATATGGCGTCGGAAGGGGAGTAGGGCATGCTGTCAACCATACGCAAGTACTTCGCCTTCGGCGGGTCGAACACGCCCAAGCTGCGTCGCGGCATGGCCTGGAGCGTGGGTAACTCCATCTTCGAGGCGCTGCAGATCCTGGCCCTGGCCATCGTGCTCTCGGCCGTCGCCACCTCGACGGTGGGGGTCCGGACGGCGGTCGCCTCACTGGCCGTCATGCTTGTCTCCATGGCAGGCTGCTCCGTTACCGCACACTTCAAGAGCCAGAACTTCTGCGACGGCAACTTCTCCATGAGCGGCGAGAAGCGTTCGCAGATCGGCGATCGCATGCGCTATCTGCCCATGGGCTACTTCAATGACAACAGCCTGGGGGAGATCGCCAGCACCATGACCAATACCCTCGACGACGTGCAGAACGCCGGTGGCGTCGTCTACTCCAACGTCATCTCGGGCCTCGTGCTCACGGTGGTCATGGTGCTCATGCTCGCCGTGATGGACCTGCGCTGCGGCCTGCTTGCCGCCGCCACCGTCGTCTGCGTGCTGGGCATCAATGCCATCATGCAGAACGTCTCGCGTGCCGTTTCCGACCGCCGCGTGGAGTCCCAGCGCGCCATCGTGGGCGCCGTCCTCGAGTACGTGCAGGGCATCTCCGTGGTGAGGGCCTTCTCCCTGGCCGATGGCGCGGAGAGCCGCCTGGGCGCCGCCATCGGCGACTGCGAGCACGCCAACCTCACGCTCGAACTGCGCTTCGTCTGCTTCATGGTCCTGGAGGCGCTGGTCTGCAAGGCATCGAGCATCGCCCTCTGCCTGCTGTCGCTCTCGCTCTGGGCCTCTGGCTCGCTCGAGACAGGCACCTGCCTCACCATGGTCGTCGCATCGTTCATGGTGTTCGCCAAGCTCGAGCTGGTGGGCAGCTATGCCAGCCTGCTGCGCATGATCGACTTCAGCATGGACAAGGTGAACGCCCTCATCGCGACCCCCGCCATGGGGGAGGGCGCTGGCATCGAGTCCGGCGACCGCTTTGACATCGAGCTCGAGGACGTCTCCTTCTCCTACGGAGAGCGAGACGTGGTCGACCACGTCTCGCTCTCCATCCCCCAGGGCAGCTCCTGCGCGCTCGTGGGACCCTCCGGCAGCGGCAAGACCACGCTCGCGCACCTCATGGCGCGCTTCTGGGACGTGGATGCGGGACGCGTCACCGTGGGCGCGCACGATGTACGCGACTGGAAGGTGGACGCCCTGCTCTCCAACTTCTCCATGGTCTTCCAGGGAGTCTACCTCTTCGACGATACCATCGAGAACAACATCAAGTTCGGCCGTCCGCAGGCCACGCACGCAGAGGTCGTCGAGGCTGCGCGCCGCGCCTGCTGCGACGAGTTCATCGACAGGTTGGAGCATGGCTACGACACGCGAATAGGAGAGGGTGGGGCCTCCCTCTCGGGTGGCGAGCGCCAGCGCATCTCCATCGCCCGCGCCATCCTCAAGGACGCTCCCATCGTCATCCTCGACGAGGCCACCGCGAACGTCGACCCCGAGAACGAACTCGAGCTCCAGCGGGCCATCGAGGAGCTGAGGCGCGGTAAGACGGTCATCATGATCGCACACCGCCTCAAGACGGTGCGCGGGGCCGACCAGATCGTGGTGGTGGACGCAGGCCGCATCGTGCAGCGCGGCACGCACGAGAGCCTCATGCGCGAGGAGGGGATCTACCGTGACTTCGTGGGCATGCGCGAGCGCACCATTGGCTGGAAGCTCGCCCAGGCATAGCCCGCGCGCGGCCATTGTGGTCGCTTTGTGCCCAAGCTCGAGACGGAGCGCCTGGCTTCCTTGCCCCAACAGGACGCATGCCATATAATGACTCGCCGTGTGTAAGCCTATGTGCCGCGCAGTAGACGACGGCACCTCTAGAGACGAGGTAACTATGGACTACATTCGCGCAATCGAGCGCCAGCAGATCCGTGAGGACATCCCTCAGGTTCGCGTCGGCGACAACGTCAAGGTGCACTACCGCATCAAGGAGGGCGAGCGCGAGCGCGAGCAGGTCTTCCAGGGCGACGTCATCCGCATGAGCGGGGGCTCCTCCCGCGAGACCTTCACCGTCCGCAAGATCTCCTTCGGCGTCGGTGTCGAGCGCACCTTCCCCCTCCACAGCCCCAAGATCGCCCAGCTCGAGGTCGTGCGCCATGGTGACGTCCATCGTGCCAAGCTCTACTACCTTCGCGACCGCGTCGGCAAGGCGGCGCGCATCCGCGAGAAGCGCTAGGTCATACAGCAGAGGAACCCCAAGGGGCCGCCCGCGTGGCGGCCCCTCTCGTAGACGCACAGCGTTCGGGCGGGAGAGGAGGCGCGCATGGCATACGCCGCGACGGCGAGGGAGATTGCCGCACTCCTGAGTGACGCGGGACCCGAGGAGGCCCTCGCCCTTAGCGAGCGCTATGCCGAGGACCCCCGCAAGCAGGTTCGCCAGGCTGTTGGCGCGGCCTTGCGGCGCCGCGAGCGCGAACTCGAGGAGAGGGAGCGCGTCTCCCGGATGTATGCCCTTGAGCGGGAGCTGGGTGGGGAGGGTGTCATCGTGGGCGTGGACGAGGTGGGCCGCGGGGCCCTCGCCGGTCCGCTCACCGCTTGCGCGGTCGCCCTGCCGGGCGAGCCCATCATATGGGGTCTCAATGACTCCAAGCAGCTGAGTCCCGCACGGCGCGGGGCATTGGGAGCCACGATAGCCGAGCACGCCATCGCCATCGGCGTGGCCCACGTCGAACCCGCATCCATCGATGCCGTCGGCATGTCGGTGGCGCTGCGGATGGCCATGGGCCAGGCCATTGCCGATGCCGGTGTCGATGCGGACTGCGTCCTGATAGACGGCAACCCCGTACACGTGCATCCCCAAGAGCGCGCCCTCGTCAAGGGCGACGCGCGCGTCGCGTGCATCGCGGCGGCCTCCATCGTCGCCAAGGTGACCCGAGACTCCCTCATGGTGGCCTACGACAGCGAGTATCCGGGCTATCATCTCGCCGAGTGCAAGGGATACGGCTCCCCGGCGCACATCGACGCCATCAGGCGGTTAGGGCTGACCCCCATTCATCGTGTGTCGTTCTGCGGCAACTTCCTGGAGACTCCCGCGCTGTTCTGAGAAGGACGTCCTACAGGGTGCTTGCGGTAAACGAGCGCAGGCACCGGTGCAAGTCACCCATAGCAGAATCCTTCCCACGATATGATGCGAGGGAGGCTTCTATGCAGGCGGGCGGAGAAGGGGCGCAGGAGGGCCGCACGGGTGCCGGACGGCGGACGCGCGGCATGGGCGCCCGCGAGGTCGGCGCCGAGGGAGAGCGACTGGCCACGACCTACCTCAGGCGGCGTGGGTACGAGGTCCTGGAGCGCAACTGGACGTGTACGGCCGGTGAGGTGGACATAGTCTGCGAGATCGAGGGTACCGTCGTGCTGGTCGAGGTGAAGACGCGCCTTTGGCGGGAGGTGGAGGACGGCCCTTTGCCGGAGCTTGCCGTGGACGGTAGGAAGCGGGCCCGTTACCGCAGGCTTGCGCTCGTCTATCTCTGCACCCATCCCGAAGTCGAGGCGGTCCGCTTCGACGTGGTGGCGATAAGCATCGTGGGAAGGCGCTGTGCCCAGGTCCACCACCTCATGGGCGCCTTCGCCTGGGATGACTGATGGGTGCCTCCGTAGCCGTCCAGACGGCCATACTGCACGGGATGGAGGCCCTGCCCGTGAGGGTCGAGGTGTCCACTTCCGCAGGCATTCCAGGCATCACGATGGTAGGTCTGCCCGATTCCGCCGTGTTGGAGTCCCGTTCGCGCATTCGCTGCGCCATACGAAACAGCGCCCTCAGGATGCCCCGTGAGCACATAACCGTGAACTTCGCACCCGGAGAGTTGAGAAAGTCGGGCACGGGGCTCGACCTGCCCGTGGCGGTGTCCATCCTTTGCAGCAGCGGGCAGATGCCGCTGACTGGTCTCGATTCCTGCCTCTTCGTCGGCGAGCTGGCGCTCGAGGGCGACATACGGCCCACGCGCGGCATGCTCGCGTACCAGAGGCTCGCGGAGTCTATGGGCCTTGCGCTCGTCTGCTCTCCGGAATCGGGCTGCCTGGGATCCTACGAGCGCTGCCTGGGCGTAGCCGCGCTGGGAGAGATCGCCCGTGGCGTCCCTTGGGTCACCCGTCACTGCAGACGTCCGAGTCCCGCCGACGACCACTCGTGCGAGCATGCTCCGGCGACGCTCGACTTCGCCGACGTCGTGGACCAGGAGTCCGCGAAGCGTGCCATCGCCATTGCGGTCGCAGGTGGCCATGGCCTGCTCATGGTGGGTCCTCCCGGGTCGGGGAAGACCATGCTCGCCCGGAGGATACCACGCATCATGCCCCCACTTTCCCCAGCGGAGAAGGACGAGGCCCTGCTCGTTGCCTCGGTCGCCGGCCGGGACGCGACCGAGCTGCAGCTGGGCAACAGGCCCTTTCGCAGCCCCCATCACTCCATCTCACTCGCTGGGATGATAGGTGGCGGAAGGCCCGTGCTGCCAGGTGAGGTGACCCTCGCCCACAGGGGCGTGCTGTTCCTCGATGAGCTCCCCGAGTTTGCGTGCAACGTCCTACAGTCACTGAGGCAGCCCCTCGAGGAGAGGTGCGTGAGGCTTATCAGGGCGGAGGGCGCCTTCGCCTTTCCCTGCGACTTTCTCTTCGTCGCTGCGGCAAATCCCTGCCCCTGCGGCTACCTGGGCGATCCGGTAAGGCCCTGCAGCTGCAGCGAGACGAGGGTGGCCCAGTACCAGTCGCGCATAGGCGGCCCGCTCATGGATCGCATCGACGTGAGGGTGGACGTGGCGCGTCCCGATGCGTCGAAGGTGATAGGCGGCCGCGAGGGGCTCTCGACGGAAGACATGACGCGCATGGTGCTGCGCGCGAGGGAGCGTCAGGAAGGGAGAGGCGATGCCGGCGCACTCAACTCCCGGCTTCCCCTCTCCCAGATTTCCCTGGAGGCGGACGCGCGCTCCGTGCTCGAGCGGATGTCGGCAAGGCTTGCGCTCGGCGGTCGCTCGATCGTTCGCGTCGCACGCGTAGCCCGAACGATTGCCGACCTCGAGGGAAGTGACCGCGTCAGGCGAGGCCATGTCGTAGAGGCCTGCATGTACCGAGACCGAAGTGGGGTATGACGATGGTGGCACGAGGGGGGCGCTGGGCGCTCGGGAGGAAGGACGAGGGATATCCCCCCCTCCCTCGAGCTCCTCGAGGACCCTCCAGAGGAGCTGAGGGGCATTGGCGACCCCTCGGCGCTAGGGGCGCCTTGCATATCGATCATCGGGGCCCGCAGGGCGACGCCCTATGGCATTGCCGTCGCGGAGATCGCTGGCCGCGTCGCAGCCGAATGTGGCCTGACGGTCGTGTCGGGAGGTGCCATGGGCTGCGACTGCGCCGCCCTGCGTGCCGCAGCCAGGTCCGGTGGCCGCTGCGTGATCGTGTCCGGATGCGGGGCGGACCGCGTGTACCCCGCAAGCTCGTCGGACATGTTCGAACGGGCCGCGGCAGGGGAGGGTGCGGTCATATCGCTCGAGCCTTGGGGGCAGGGACCGAGGAGGTGGGCCTTCCCCAAGAGGAACCGCATCATCGCCGCGCTCTCGAGATGCGTGCTGATCGCCGAGGCGGGGGTGAGATCGGGAACCATGAGCACCGCAGACGCTGCGGTCGAGATGGGGAGGACGCTGTATGCCGTGCCCGGCTCGATCTTCTCGCCGCAGTCTGCCGGCGCGAACACCCTCATCGCCAACGGGGCCGCCATCATCTCTTCCGAGGTCGACCTGGAGGTCCGGATATCGTATGACTACGGGTGCCTGCGGTTCGTGGGCGCCCAGGGACCGACCCCATCCGGCAGGATACTGTCTGCACTGACCGCGAACCCCATGCGCCCCGACGACCTTGCCCGCGCGCTGGGGGAGGACGTGGTCCACGTCCTCAACGCGTTGAGCGACTACGAGCTCCAGGGTCTTGTGGTCCGCCTGCGCGACGGCCGCTTCTCCCCGTCAGCGCCCGCGTTCGAGGGGCAGGGTACAATCGCTACCGGGTAACGGTGTCACATGCGTGCGGGGGAGTCCAAGGTGCCAGACGAAGTCACAGTCATCGGAGGGGGTCTCGCGGGGAGCGAGTGCGCGCTTCAGCTTGCGAGCCGGGGCGTACGGGTCACGCTCTTTGAGCAGCGCCCGTTCCATAGCTCACCCGCACACCACGGTGCGGGCTTTGCCGAACTCGTGTGCTCGAACTCCCTCAAGTCGACGCGCCACGACAGCGCGGCGGGTCTCCTCAAGGAGGAGATCACCAAGATGGGCTCCTTCCTCATCGCCCTTGCGCACAGGGCCTCCGTTCCGGCCGGGGGTGCCCTTGCGGTCGATCGTGGTGCCTTCACGGACCTTGTCACGCAGGCGATCGAGGGCGAGGGGAACATATCCGTCGTACGGGAGGAGGTCACGACGATTCCCGGGGGCATGGTCGTCGTCGCAGCCGGGCCCCTCTGCTCCGACGCCCTGTTCGGGGACCTCTCTCGAAGGCTGGGGGCCGAGTCGCTCTCCTTCTACGATGCCGCGGCGCCCATCGTCGACGCGCAGACCGTCGATCGCTCCATCGCCTTCGTGCAGTCACGCTATGCCGAGGGAGGGGGAGACTACCTCAACTGCCCCATGGACCGAGACGAGTACGATGCGTTCTACGACGCCCTCGTCGCCGCCAAGCGCATCGTCTCCAAGGACTTCGAGCAGAAGGACCTCTTCAATGCCTGTCAACCCGTCGAGGAGGTCGCCCGAACGGGACGCGACTCGCTGCGCTTTGGCGCCCTCAAGCCCGTCGGTCTCACGGATCCCAGAACGGGACGGCGTCCCTGGGCTGCCGTGCAGCTGCGCGCCGAGAACGTAGGGCGTACGGCGTATAACCTCGTGGGGTTCCAGACCAATCTCAGCTGGGGCGAGCAGAAGCGCGTCTTCCGGATGATCCCGGGTCTTGAGGAGGCGGACTTCTTCCGCTATGGCGTCATGCACAGGAACAGCTTCGTCGACGCGCCCCGTGTCCTAACGGATACCTTTGCCATACCCCATACGCAGGTCAG belongs to Olsenella uli DSM 7084 and includes:
- a CDS encoding ABC transporter ATP-binding protein codes for the protein MGKREEREIDPLSRLLGWAGPTNRALYVLSVALAVIGVVGNVLPYYTAGQMVLGVLGGNRSLGFYGGWCAFAAVSFGCHIVFHYASTSVSHIATFRTISSVRRRLASKLTRVPMGYVLDTPSGTLKNILVEKADGIEVALAHVVPEMTSDLLVPIAVVAYLFSLDWRLALVSLATIPVGALVYGQMMRDYEEWYGRTVTTGNEMSSAAVEYVNGIEVIKAFGRSASSYEKFSRAVHAYAHSFIDWMAHCQIWSDLGLSIMPATLVGVLPVGCLLVASGQLEPATFVLAAILSLGIFPPLYAAMSFMDSLAQLGTVVGQIADVLGQGEQLRADEPSSGLRAGEVPSIELTDVRFSYGDAEVLHGVDLSVEAGTVCALVGPSGSGKSTLARLMAGFWDPGEGSVCLGGVPLTSLSASQLADEVAYVSQDNYLFDQSIMENIRMGRPDATDEEVMEVARQSGCHDFIMALDHGYQTVVGGGGGHLSGGERQRVAIARAMLHDSPVVILDEATAYTDPESEAQVEAAVSRLVAGRTLVVIAHRLSTITDADKIVVVDDGRIRASGTHEELMGSCELYRKMYQAHMGARDMASEGE
- a CDS encoding ABC transporter ATP-binding protein, with the protein product MLSTIRKYFAFGGSNTPKLRRGMAWSVGNSIFEALQILALAIVLSAVATSTVGVRTAVASLAVMLVSMAGCSVTAHFKSQNFCDGNFSMSGEKRSQIGDRMRYLPMGYFNDNSLGEIASTMTNTLDDVQNAGGVVYSNVISGLVLTVVMVLMLAVMDLRCGLLAAATVVCVLGINAIMQNVSRAVSDRRVESQRAIVGAVLEYVQGISVVRAFSLADGAESRLGAAIGDCEHANLTLELRFVCFMVLEALVCKASSIALCLLSLSLWASGSLETGTCLTMVVASFMVFAKLELVGSYASLLRMIDFSMDKVNALIATPAMGEGAGIESGDRFDIELEDVSFSYGERDVVDHVSLSIPQGSSCALVGPSGSGKTTLAHLMARFWDVDAGRVTVGAHDVRDWKVDALLSNFSMVFQGVYLFDDTIENNIKFGRPQATHAEVVEAARRACCDEFIDRLEHGYDTRIGEGGASLSGGERQRISIARAILKDAPIVILDEATANVDPENELELQRAIEELRRGKTVIMIAHRLKTVRGADQIVVVDAGRIVQRGTHESLMREEGIYRDFVGMRERTIGWKLAQA
- the rplS gene encoding 50S ribosomal protein L19 encodes the protein MDYIRAIERQQIREDIPQVRVGDNVKVHYRIKEGEREREQVFQGDVIRMSGGSSRETFTVRKISFGVGVERTFPLHSPKIAQLEVVRHGDVHRAKLYYLRDRVGKAARIREKR
- a CDS encoding ribonuclease HII, with the protein product MAYAATAREIAALLSDAGPEEALALSERYAEDPRKQVRQAVGAALRRRERELEERERVSRMYALERELGGEGVIVGVDEVGRGALAGPLTACAVALPGEPIIWGLNDSKQLSPARRGALGATIAEHAIAIGVAHVEPASIDAVGMSVALRMAMGQAIADAGVDADCVLIDGNPVHVHPQERALVKGDARVACIAAASIVAKVTRDSLMVAYDSEYPGYHLAECKGYGSPAHIDAIRRLGLTPIHRVSFCGNFLETPALF
- a CDS encoding YraN family protein encodes the protein MQAGGEGAQEGRTGAGRRTRGMGAREVGAEGERLATTYLRRRGYEVLERNWTCTAGEVDIVCEIEGTVVLVEVKTRLWREVEDGPLPELAVDGRKRARYRRLALVYLCTHPEVEAVRFDVVAISIVGRRCAQVHHLMGAFAWDD
- a CDS encoding YifB family Mg chelatase-like AAA ATPase, with the translated sequence MGASVAVQTAILHGMEALPVRVEVSTSAGIPGITMVGLPDSAVLESRSRIRCAIRNSALRMPREHITVNFAPGELRKSGTGLDLPVAVSILCSSGQMPLTGLDSCLFVGELALEGDIRPTRGMLAYQRLAESMGLALVCSPESGCLGSYERCLGVAALGEIARGVPWVTRHCRRPSPADDHSCEHAPATLDFADVVDQESAKRAIAIAVAGGHGLLMVGPPGSGKTMLARRIPRIMPPLSPAEKDEALLVASVAGRDATELQLGNRPFRSPHHSISLAGMIGGGRPVLPGEVTLAHRGVLFLDELPEFACNVLQSLRQPLEERCVRLIRAEGAFAFPCDFLFVAAANPCPCGYLGDPVRPCSCSETRVAQYQSRIGGPLMDRIDVRVDVARPDASKVIGGREGLSTEDMTRMVLRARERQEGRGDAGALNSRLPLSQISLEADARSVLERMSARLALGGRSIVRVARVARTIADLEGSDRVRRGHVVEACMYRDRSGV
- a CDS encoding DNA-processing protein DprA; the encoded protein is MGDPSALGAPCISIIGARRATPYGIAVAEIAGRVAAECGLTVVSGGAMGCDCAALRAAARSGGRCVIVSGCGADRVYPASSSDMFERAAAGEGAVISLEPWGQGPRRWAFPKRNRIIAALSRCVLIAEAGVRSGTMSTADAAVEMGRTLYAVPGSIFSPQSAGANTLIANGAAIISSEVDLEVRISYDYGCLRFVGAQGPTPSGRILSALTANPMRPDDLARALGEDVVHVLNALSDYELQGLVVRLRDGRFSPSAPAFEGQGTIATG
- the trmFO gene encoding methylenetetrahydrofolate--tRNA-(uracil(54)-C(5))-methyltransferase (FADH(2)-oxidizing) TrmFO; this translates as MPDEVTVIGGGLAGSECALQLASRGVRVTLFEQRPFHSSPAHHGAGFAELVCSNSLKSTRHDSAAGLLKEEITKMGSFLIALAHRASVPAGGALAVDRGAFTDLVTQAIEGEGNISVVREEVTTIPGGMVVVAAGPLCSDALFGDLSRRLGAESLSFYDAAAPIVDAQTVDRSIAFVQSRYAEGGGDYLNCPMDRDEYDAFYDALVAAKRIVSKDFEQKDLFNACQPVEEVARTGRDSLRFGALKPVGLTDPRTGRRPWAAVQLRAENVGRTAYNLVGFQTNLSWGEQKRVFRMIPGLEEADFFRYGVMHRNSFVDAPRVLTDTFAIPHTQVRLAGQITGTEGYVEAIASGLLAALNTICDIRSAEHVDLPATTALGSLVRYATDPATCPYQPMHVNFGIIAPLGRGRLGKRERYGAYADRAARDMDTYLASRPDLFGRAR